A genome region from Alkalimarinus coralli includes the following:
- a CDS encoding ABC transporter ATP-binding protein — MIRVNNISKVYFVWKTPLSRLLVPLAKRFLSAIFPDWYQRFENNRCQQVNALENVSFEIERGGSLGIIGLNGSGKSTLLQIIAGTLPATSGSVDVTGRVAALLELGSGFDLEFTGHENVYLNASILGLSRADIDTRYEDIVAFADIGDFIHRPVKTYSSGMMVRLAFAVQVHVDPEVLIVDEALAVGDARFQAKALTKIEEILGKGTTLLFVGHDLNTVRAFCKQAMLLDKGRVVQYGFPDDVTMTYLQNVQREGIEKQREKMPSIENGKGFAIDGWGITQAHLEGHGHHASLQYDEAVTVCLTVTLGHLIDSPYLILDLVDAKGLQLTGKRIPIPPGEKSSDLKVTIKCAFQKGIYRFRMRLVDAPGLDRTRLISRQDDLLSLEVIEDVRHLFTGLFPVPLTYEWLERPNNG, encoded by the coding sequence GTGATACGCGTTAATAATATATCTAAAGTCTATTTTGTTTGGAAAACCCCTTTAAGCCGGCTGTTAGTGCCTCTCGCCAAGCGTTTCTTAAGCGCCATTTTTCCAGATTGGTATCAGCGATTTGAGAATAATCGATGCCAGCAAGTTAACGCACTGGAAAATGTTAGCTTTGAAATAGAGCGTGGAGGAAGTCTTGGTATTATAGGGCTTAACGGCAGTGGTAAAAGTACGCTGCTACAAATCATTGCCGGTACTTTGCCAGCAACCTCTGGCTCGGTTGATGTAACAGGAAGAGTGGCAGCTCTGCTTGAACTCGGTAGCGGGTTCGACCTTGAGTTCACCGGCCATGAAAATGTTTATTTAAATGCGTCAATTCTGGGCCTGTCCAGGGCAGATATCGATACCCGTTATGAAGATATTGTGGCATTTGCAGACATTGGTGACTTTATTCATCGTCCGGTTAAAACCTACAGTTCTGGCATGATGGTGCGACTAGCCTTTGCTGTTCAGGTACATGTTGATCCAGAGGTATTGATTGTTGATGAGGCCCTGGCTGTCGGTGATGCCCGTTTTCAGGCAAAGGCACTAACCAAAATTGAAGAAATTTTGGGTAAGGGAACAACGCTGCTGTTCGTTGGGCATGACTTGAATACCGTTCGAGCATTCTGCAAGCAAGCTATGTTGCTCGACAAAGGTCGTGTTGTTCAATATGGGTTTCCTGATGATGTTACCATGACTTATTTACAGAACGTGCAGAGGGAAGGTATAGAAAAGCAAAGAGAAAAAATGCCTTCAATTGAAAACGGTAAGGGGTTTGCTATTGATGGCTGGGGTATAACTCAAGCGCATTTGGAAGGGCATGGCCATCATGCAAGCTTGCAATATGATGAAGCTGTAACGGTTTGCCTTACTGTGACGTTAGGTCACTTAATTGATTCTCCGTATCTCATTCTGGATTTGGTTGATGCTAAGGGGCTACAGTTGACAGGTAAGCGGATCCCTATTCCACCAGGGGAAAAAAGCTCAGATTTGAAAGTAACGATCAAGTGTGCATTTCAAAAAGGGATATATCGATTCCGCATGAGGCTAGTTGATGCACCTGGTTTAGATCGAACAAGGCTAATTAGCCGTCAGGACGACCTGCTGTCTTTGGAAGTAATTGAAGATGTGCGGCACCTCTTTACAGGTTTGTTTCCAGTTCCATTGACGTATGAGTGGCTTGAGCGACCCAATAATGGATGA
- a CDS encoding ABC transporter permease, which yields MVSSFWTHRTLVWQLLVRDIHSRYRGSLMGLIWSFVTPLLMLFIYTFVFKYVFKARWGVAGEVQLNFAMVLFLGLTIHAILSDIISRSPGLILSNVNFVKKVVFPLEILPWVAFLSALFNFAIGFLLLFCFILIELHSIPVAALYLPLILLPYFVLVLGLSWILAALGVYVRDIQHISGTLATLLLFMSPVFYSIDNLPETFQSWILLNPIALIVEECRTVLFYNEAPDFKALAIYSCVALLVVVLGFWMFQKSRKGFADVL from the coding sequence ATGGTAAGCTCTTTTTGGACTCATCGTACATTGGTCTGGCAGTTATTGGTTAGGGATATTCACTCCCGCTATCGAGGCTCTTTAATGGGGCTGATTTGGTCCTTCGTAACACCATTATTGATGTTGTTTATTTATACCTTTGTTTTTAAATATGTGTTTAAGGCCCGGTGGGGGGTAGCAGGTGAGGTGCAACTTAATTTTGCCATGGTATTGTTTTTAGGGTTGACAATACATGCTATTTTGTCAGATATAATAAGTCGTTCCCCCGGGTTAATTCTTTCAAATGTAAACTTTGTTAAAAAGGTAGTGTTCCCGCTGGAAATATTACCATGGGTGGCTTTTTTAAGCGCACTGTTTAACTTTGCAATTGGCTTTTTATTACTGTTTTGCTTTATTTTGATTGAGCTGCACTCGATTCCTGTTGCTGCCTTATATCTGCCTTTAATACTGCTTCCTTATTTTGTGTTGGTACTTGGGTTGTCATGGATATTGGCGGCACTAGGCGTGTATGTGAGAGATATTCAGCATATATCGGGTACATTAGCGACACTTCTGCTTTTTATGAGTCCTGTTTTTTACTCAATAGATAATTTGCCAGAAACATTTCAGTCGTGGATATTATTGAACCCTATCGCTTTAATTGTAGAGGAGTGCCGCACAGTGCTGTTTTATAATGAAGCGCCAGACTTCAAAGCGTTGGCTATTTATTCATGTGTTGCCTTGTTAGTTGTAGTACTTGGTTTTTGGATGTTCCAAAAGTCTAGAAAGGGGTTTGCTGATGTACTTTAG